In the genome of Leishmania major strain Friedlin complete genome, chromosome 22, the window AACgagcacagcagccgcagccacgccaTCTTGCAGCTTCACATTACGAAGGTCTTGGCCGACACCGACGAGAGCACTGGCGGCGTCAtcacgcgcacgcgagcgTGCAAGGTAAACATGGTCGATCTGGCTGGCAGCGAGCGCGTCTCACAGTCCGGCGTGTCGGGCGACCGCCTAGAAGAGGCCAGGAACATCAACCTCTCCCTCACCACCCTCGGCCGCGTTATTCAGCAGCTGTCGGAAAAGCAAGCCGGTAAGAACGTCATCCCTGCCTACCGCGACAGTATGCTAACTTGGCTGCTCTCCGACAGCCTTGGTGGCAACAGCAAGACCATCATgctcgccaccgtcgccccGAGTGCGTATTGCTACCAGCAGACCTTGAACACGCTGCGGTTCGCCGGCGTGGCGAAGAAGATCGTGAATGTCGCGACGGTGAACGAGGACCGGCACTTCCAGGAGCTGATCGCGGAACTGCGGCGGCAGATTGTGCGGCTGACTTTGCAGCTCGAGAGCGGCAAGGCCGCGGAGGTGCACTTGGAGAAAATCGATGCGTTGAAGCGAGAGCGCGAAGCGCTGCTGACGGAGAATGACGCGCTGAAGCTGAAGGCAGTCTCGGCTACCgacacggcggtgctgcaggcgctgcggaagCGCGTCAAGGACCTCGAGGCGGAAAACGCGCAGCTAGGTGTGGAGCTGCAAgggctgcaggagcgcatGCTAACAAGCACCGGTGCCTTGCGCGacgagctggcgcagcagcgtgcagaGACCATGCAGCTGCACGAAAAGCTGACGAAGCgagaggcggaggtgacggGCTGGGCAAACCGCTACCGGGCTCTTGTCATCTCCACCACAACACCAAGCACGGTAGCGGCGAGCACCGCGGGTGgcaccggcgctggcggcgtgaaggcagcggcggccacggcAGACGCgaaagaggcgctgcgcgcgcagcagcagctgcaggaggagctcGAGCAGACTAGGGCGAAGCTGCAGAAGGCAGCGCAAGAcctctccgctgccgagCGCGTGAAGCAGGAGGCGCTTGACGTCACGAAGATGACATCGACGCAACTGGATGAGTACCGGGTGCGCTACGAGGAGAGCAGGCGGCAGCTGGATctgctgcacgagcgcaTGCAGAGCACTATGAGCCTGCTGGAGACCACTCAGTGCGAGCTCAGCGCTGTCAAGTCGCACCGCACGACCGAGTCCGCCAAGACCCGCGCCGCGGAGGACGCGCTAGAGGCGACCAACACGGCCAACGTCACGGCCGCagagcagctggagcagaTGCGGAACGGTTACCTAGAGGAGAAGCAACGCaacgtgcagctgctgctgcgggtggcGCAGGTAGAGCAGGAGCGGTCGGCGCTTAAGCGCGCCGTCACCCAGCGGGCAGCTGAGATGTGCGAGCTGGAGCAACTGTTGCTGGAAGAGATGGAGACCTCGGAGCGCTACTACATGCGCATGCGCTTTCACCGATCCGAACACGAGCTGCAGCATCAGTGCatggtgcagctgctccacctgAGCAGCATGGccgaccaccaccgcagcgcggACGGGATGTGCTGGTCGGCCGCAGGCGCCATGGGAGCCTTTCCtagcccccgcccccctaCCTTACGCCCAGGAGAGGGCGAAGGTAGCCGAGGCACACCAGAGGTGTCGTCGCAACCGCTCTACCGTGATCCTAACTCCGCAAACGCCCCTCCGATGTCGGCCGCGCATGAAGCCGTCACcagcgagcagctgctgcacatgcAGCTCGCGTACGAGTGCCAGTGCGAGGAGCTGCAAGcacgcgccgccgtggagcaggAGTGCGCTGCCGAACTTGCCAGACTTCTCTCACAGAAGGCGCGCCTACGCCAAATCGCTGCAGCGGAACTCGCCGAGAAGCTCGCCGATGCCGAGGACGCAAGGAAGGCGCTGCGTGAGGAGCTGCACTACCACAAGCAGAAGGTCGAGACGCAGGAGAAGGAGtacgcggaggaggtgacgcGGCACCAGAGCGACAGGAGCGCGCTGCAGAACGCGGAGATGGAGCGTATGCGGTTGGAGCGGAAGGTTGGCTCACTCGAAGAGGCGAACGCCGAGCTCGAGGCGGGCCGCAACTTACTCATCGCTAAGGTGGCGCAGTTGCAGGATCAGCAGAGCATGTGGCAGGCGCGgtgcgccgaggcggagcgcatCTCTGCGGAGGTGCAAGATCTTCTCTTCCCCGGCTCGTGCGGCACCTCCTCGAGCAGCCCGGCGAACAGGGCTGGCGAAGGTGACGGCGATAGTGAGGACCAGCTGCCGAAGCGCCGCAGCTACTCAGCactgcagctggaggcggcaaCGCTGACGAGCAAGGTACGGGAAGCTCAGGACGCGATGGAGGcaaaggcggcgctggagcggcagTGCGAAGAGTACCGCGGCGAGCTTGGTGCACTGCGTGCGCAAGTGGAGCAAATAAAGTCGCAGACGCaggcggcccagcagcagcgggctcGCAGCGACCGAGCTCAGCAGCAAGTCCAGACACGCTTCAGCGAGGCGAATGCGCAGCTGGTACAAGAGATCAGCACCATCACCCGCGACTACGAATCACGTatcaagcagcagcaagcaaTGATGAACACGCTGCGGCACGCCTTGGATGAGGAGACGTCCATGGCAGATATGTGCCGGCAGTCGGCGCAGcgagcggaggcggcgcggcaggcgcaagaggaggagctcctcgccgcccgagaggcagccgaggagctgcgccgcgagcgaGAGACCACGACGAAACTGTATCTCGAGGTGCAGGCAGAGCTGAACGAGCTACGGACGCACTACCACGCTCTTGAGCGACAACTCACGGAACTGCGCGAACGGGAACCAGAGCTCTACGTGCTGTTGGAGAAAGGCCTCGACGAAGACACGACAAGCTGGCTGGAAAAGGTACGCGGTGAGAAGCTGCGACTGCAGAACCAGCGGCACGAAGCACGGCGGCTGAACTCTGAGCTGCTCGAGCATGTGCAGGATAGCAACACGCGACTGCGCGATGTGCAGAAACGACTCGCTGACGTCTCCATCGGTGGCGATGAGCTGGAAGGGGACGAAGAGGTCTCTGGGAATCAGCAGTGTCCACCGCACACGCTCGCCGACGTCGACACGGCGGAGCTCGAGGGCACcctctgcggcgccgctgacgcctGCCGACGCTGAGAGGatgagggggagaagggagagtACCCGCAGCACGAGTCCTTGGCTCTCTCTTTATCTCTCCCTGACCCCTCGCTCTTACTGTTCGCACGTCACCGTGCATCTGCCCGGACCGATGGCCCCCCCCATTGCCGATGAAGGACAGCCGTTGCGGGAAGTATTAGTCGAACACGTTTGGCATACatacgcatgcgcacatgctCGCCTGCTTGGCGTGCCTGTGGTGTGGGTCTTGTACCCTcgttcccctcctccttcccgcCGCCCAAACCTCCTTGCGTCTGCGGTGACTTTTCATTGGGCCACAtgcatgttttttttttcctttttttcgggagagggggtgtgAGCGCCGGAACGCTAagccaacaccaccaccaccatttGTCCACCTCCGCTTTctcactgtgtgtgtgtgtgcctgtgtgtggtgtgtggtgtgtggtgtgcctgtgtgtggtgtgtggtgtgtggtgtctcccaccctctcctcgccCGGCCGTGACCGCGCCTATTTGTAAGTGGCGACATTGTTGGTGCTGCACGTGAGACATAACAGGCAGAACTGCGTTTAGTTGTGTGTCGTGCATCTGTGCGGCTTGCATCTCTTTGCCGCCGATATCGACGTggggcgcgtgtgccgccgttgtcgtgCACTCCGGtgtctccgctgctgcgtgtgcgcgtgccgtcCGTCGTTTcatcccccccctcccactcctccTTTTCGCTTTGGTTCAATTGATGTGtgcgctccccctcccccacccttcTTCctgtttttttctgtgtgtttctcgcacacacaccacacacacacacacctacacacacacacacacacagtgtTCTGCATTCCTAGACGAGCGCTTCCTCGGCGAGTGTGTACGTGTGGGTGCGGGTGTCCCTCAAGGACTGAAAGGTCTGCGAGTCTCTTGCTTtgttgcccccccctcccctccttcccccttctccctctcttcctctctctcgctcgccagtccctcacccacccccaccgccATCACGACACGCgacacctcctcccccacctccaACTCCATTCTTCGATTTCAAAACACCGATGCACTCACGATGTAGCCTAGAAGCCATACCTGCATGCGCCCTCACGCACATCTTCACCGCTGTTACCTGCTTTCTTTCTCGCTCCTTATGTACTTTTTCTTGGCTTGCACCTCTCAATCTGCGCCTTGGGCACTTCACCCCGCATGCGCCGCCgatcctcccctcccctcccctcataGCCCACCCTGTCGACGATGATGCCGGCCACCTTTTTACGTGGTATCATCAGGGTCTCGTACACCCCTCGCTATCCCTGTCAAAATGCCAAACCCGCCTCTGGTGGTCACAGGGTCAAGCACTCACGACGTAGAGGtggtcagagcgatgtatcaccactgatgtcggcggtcgtGTCCTGGGTTGGCGCTGCGTTGGAGCGGCCCGCAACAGTGCACAGGTCTGTGCCATCCGTGTGATGGGCAGCGTGCCAGCGTGACTGGAACGTGTATCCCACTCCCGGCCTtcacactgcctactggCGTGGGGCAGCTGAGCTACGCCGAATgagatgcaccaggggtggcgaccggcacgattgggggagcggctgtgaggccGCCTTGCGGGGCGGGGTGGTGGAGAGGCAAGGATAGATAGAAGCACACTAGGGCTCTTCTCttcaccctccccccacgACCGGGGGGAAGTTCGGTGCAGGAAGGCGGGCAGCGCTCGTGAATGCCGGGCCCTTTCTCGCCTTGCCTTAGAGCTGCATGGCTGCCATTGCATATTGTTTTTATCGATCTAGTGCATCTCTACTCGCgcctctccgctctctctcttccgcctcgtgcacacacacacacacgtctaTATGCGCTTCCGTGACCGCACCCGCCGCTCGGTAAACGGTGTCTCtcacccctccttccctccctccccctctctaTTCATTTGTGTTCACTGTACATCAATCGCATGTGGGCGACTGAGTTGAAGCACGAACTCGGTGCATCTGCGTGATATCGACGCAGCCATTCGCACGCACACCTATATAGGTACATACACCCGTACCAACGGAAGGCAAGCGCAAGCCACCTGTGGGCAGCTggtcgcgcgcgtgtgtgtgtgtgtgtgtgtgtgacttTGTCAGTCCACgtggcacgcacacatgcttCTCTCTGATTTCCTCGATACGAGCtgccaccccacccaccccaccccaacTCTTCCTCCTGTCTCTGTCTCCGTGCGGCCCAGTTTTGTGTTGCTGCTCGTATCGCTTAGCGGCTCGCAAGGCAGGAGATCTTTTCTTTGTCTCTATCAGCACCATCATTAGTTTCCGCGACACacccgctgccctcctcctcttccgctgcACAATCCTGGAGtgccctcacccccccctgGTCCACTCCGtatgtgagtgtgtgtgtgtctgctctGCAGAAAAAGGAGGGGCCGTTTCTCGGTGTACCTGTGCACGTGAACCACACGGCGGGCGCTGTCAGGCGGCTTCCaccagaaaaaaaaacaagcaaaGCCACGATCACTGCCTTCATCTTCTTCCAacctccgccaccagctcagcagcaccggattatgtgtgtgtgtgcgtatgtgtgtttgcgcgcgcgttgcccctgccccctcccacacacacgcacacacatacgcacaccgCTCTGCTTTCCTTTTGCTTGCTGACTCattctgtttttttttttgttttgtttgggggggagaggaggaggaggagggcatcGAACCCTTCCCTGAGCATAGACgaacacagacacgcacacctaCGCCATTGAAGGACAATGCAGCAAAACCACGCCACTAATGTGGCTCGacacaccgccgccgccgccgccgccgcctccacggcgcCATCCGCCaactgcgccagcagcgacacgctTTTCCGACTGGAgtgcgtgctgctcttcgcgTTGGATGTGGTGCGGGGTCCGTACATCCACAGctgtgcaccagcgcaccCGCCAGAGGCGATTCGGTCGTTCTTGGAATCCCAGGCGTCGCCTGCCTCGCCTTcttccgcggctgccgcctactctgcagcggcggcggtgacgagcccggcagccggcgccgagccagcgcggcgcggctcactaacaccgccgccaccatcaccggTCCAGACAAAGGTCTCCGCGGAGATGATAGGCGACGATATCACAACGATGTCCCCAGCTGGATCTCACTGCGACGCGGTGACGGCATCGCCGTACGCGAAGATGGCGAGTGTCGCCATGCACTCATCACCCCCGTTCGGGGCGTGTAGCATTGGTGGGGGCGATGGTGGGCTGGCCACTGCCTCTTTTTCCTCGGTCATTCCAACActgcctccagcgccgtgcTCGGCATTCTCGCCAACGCATTCACTGACTTCCGCAGTCGATGCCTCACCACCCTTGGAGGTGTGGTCGCTGCAAAACAGCGctcgcacgccgctgctcaaggagcagcggctgtcCCCCTTGTCTCTCGCCAAccgcgctggtgcggctgctggccTGTCGGCATCAGTGCTGGGCGACAtggccggcggcgacgtgcgcagcgtgtcCTTCTCGCCGGTCGCACAGGGCCGCTTCGTCGGGCTGAGCGACACTGCAGCACAAGCTGAgacgcgcgcctgcgcggtgGACACCAGCGGTACCAACCACGCCGCCTCCGAGGACAGCACGGCCTTCTCGTTATCCCCACAGACGTTTACGAGTGAGTCGCAGCTGGCGCCGCACAGACCGTCGCCGAAGGTGGGCTCGTCTGCGTTGACAGCATCTCAGTCGACCGGTGGTGGGGATGCGCCAGCCGCGGACACAAGCCTGGGCGAATATGGCGGTGAGCCGACACACAGCAGTGATGGACACTACCGTGACGCCcgcagcgaagcagcgcacgcggtggggaggggaatCGACGTGGACAGCGGCACTACCCCGACACGCAGGCTAGTCAAAACACCCGTGGTCACCACGACGACCGACGTGTACTGCTCCAACGCCTCCTCGCTGAACGCTACTCCCGTAAGCGCGCCGCCCATGACCACCGCTTCCCCAAGCGCCAGTATCAACAGTGGCTTAGCCGTTTCAGGAGCGGCCACCAAGAGATGTGCGGTGACGGAcggtcagcagcagctcctgcaccaTCATCACCCTCAACACCTgctgccttcctctccccaGGTATGGTCATCGCTCCATCCCGCAACCACAGCCGCGACACGCGGCACTCCGTTACCTCTGACGAGCACCACTGCGGCAACAACCGCAGCGGACAAGGGCAGGATGAGCGGCTACAACGACGTCTTCGTCCCGCGCTCTGAGTTCTGTCGCCGTGTACTGTGGTTATACCCCGCTGAATCAGGGCTGCTCTTCCTCTATTACCCAGAAGACATTCCCGGTGAGCACTACCAGCGCAAGACGCTGCGCTACTCCCTCTGTCTTGTCTTCCGCGTCGATCACAAGCGGATGACAATCGGCGATGGCCTGCTGCATCAGCTGGTGCACCCATACAGCGTGGTGCTCACCAATATCGCCGAGGAactgcgcgaggcggagctgaaGTATGCGTACATGATTCGCGGGCTGCGCTCCTTCGATTCAGCGTCGTGGCAGATGTCGAGACTCGCGCTGAAATCGCCCATATCCTCCCTCCCTACTACTGCAACGACCGCATTTAACGTGGCAGCGCAGTCGCCGGCAACGTCTTCCGTGGCCACTGCGCACGTCGCAGAGGTTGCCGAGGACGTCGACGAAGGCGTGGGCCAGGCACATCTGGCAACGCCGCTAGCGCTCCCCTCCAGTGCCCCCCAGAAACCATGCACGCTCGCCCGCGGTCGTGTTACTGGGCAAGCCGACACAATGGCAccgtcgacggcgacagcgacggcagtcGCCATGGCGGCCAGCGCCACCTTCAATGCCGCTTCCAGCACATCATTGAGCCCTAACTCATACCATCCGCCCGTTCTGGAgcacagcggcgcagtgCCAGCCGCGGTAtcggtagcagcagcagcgggcgggACTAACAGACGGCACCCCCCGGCGAAGATGGCGGACCGCACGTCGGCATCCCTTATGTTCCCACGGCAACCGGCTGCGCTACCGCTTGGCGACGAGGGGACTGAAGCTCACGGAAGCGCTGAGCCCGCCACGGCTACTTTTcccggcggctgcagctcgcAGCAGTGCGAAGATAGCGCACGTGTCGCTCAGAACCGTCTTGATGGGGGAGGTGGCTCGCTGCCATCGGGCGTACACGGGTGCGTTGGCTGCTCATCGCACGccaccacagccgccgcgtcgAGCAACACGGTGCATGCGTCATCGTCGCACCTCAGCGTTTCCTTCTCTCCGCCTACCGGAGCCCACAttggcgcaggcggtggtTCAACAgcggccaccgccggtgACAGCGGCGTCCGATCCTTTTCATCGTACCTCACCAACATGGAATCGTTAGAAACCACCATCAacccgccctcctcctctctgccggTGCGCAGTCGCACTATAAGTGAGACTGCCGCCACCTTTCATCTCCCGTCGGCGCAGCCGCGAGCACTAGAGGAGTCGACGAGCATggcagcgagcagcagcgccgcgtgctcGTTCAGCCtcacggcagcaccggcctCCGCCCCTTATGTCGCTcttggcggcgccgtcaaAACACATCACGGCGGAagccgtcagcagcagcagcagcactccaTGGCAGGTGCCAGTGCCGCCACCCCACCGTGTGTTCCCTCGCCGTTCCAGGGCCCAGCTCCCACAACAGCTGTGGCGAGCGTGCACATCTTGAACGCCTTCATCACACCACCCACGGAGCCGAAGTGGACGCCGCTGAGCGAGTTGGTGGATGAGCTCTTCCGCTGCCTAAGCTACACCAAGGCACCGGACGGCAATGGAGACCGCGAGCGAGACGGGCAGACCGGCAGTCCGGGCGTGGATGGACGCACGCCGGTGACTGCGTCGCCGatgcctgccgctgccgccttggGACTAGCTGCACAACAACCAGCGGGTGCGCTCGGTGCGGGAATGAGCAGCAAAGCCCTGGCGCAGCGCCCGATTTCCACCACCTCAGCTTCACCTgctgggcagcagcagcagcgcggcgacaTGAGTGTTGTGCATCTGTCCAACCGGCTGAGCTTCCATGTGCGGCGCATGGCGCCACTGCAGCcggcgcgcctcctccacttcGATCACATCCCTGTCCCGGTCGTCGCGTACGACCCTCAGATGATGGAGTGGATGGATATGGCTGTCCTCCACGTGTTCCGGTTGGTGGACGGCGTCCGTACCGTGGCCGATCTTGTGTTCAGCGTTGCCGTGGGCACCACCACTACGCTCGCGGAGGTGTACGCCGATGCACTTCAGCGGTGCGTCGCGGAACAGCAGGCCGCGCCTGTGATAGCACCAAGTGCGACCCCTGCAGGTGCCGGCGCCTCCGCGGGGCAGAGGCGCTCCACTGCCCATCGCGACCGCGcccgcggtgctgccgtcaaagttgcggcggcggcggcggcggtggtggaaaTGCACGGGTCTGGTGAGTCGGCTGCAGAAGCTGCTAATGTGGCTGGTCTGGGGGCCAGTGCTGCCGGGAGCCCGAGCCAGTCGATCGTTGTGTCCGTTCCGATCGCCATTCATCCGTGCCCGTCCTTGCTGCCCGGCGTTCGCTACCCCGCcccaacagcggcggcggcagccatCAGTGACGGACAGGCGCCGCTACCCAGTCAAGTCAACGTGCGCGTCACTCCTGGAGCGGCGATAGGTGCGGGCGCACCGGATACCGGCGCCCCTGTGCGGAGCGGCGCCAACGGTCTAGGAACAGCAGTGCCGATCGCATCTGGAGTAcccgacggcagcagcgtgacctctgccgccgcttcctcgccgccgccgccgccgcaaaTATCCGTGGAGCTCCCACAGACGTGGGTGGCGACGGCAGGGATCGTGATGGAGGCGCTTCTCCACTTGGAGCTGAGTCACCTGATCAAGGTGTACCGCCCATGGACAGAGGGGACGCTCTACAGCACCACCCACAGTGCGCAACGGGTACTGCGCAGCGTTCACCACCCAGCTCGCCATGTCCTGGGGCACTACCTTCTCTGCATGGCGTGGTTAGAGCGGCAGGAGTGCAGGGAGGAGCGACGCCGTGTGATAGCGGAGTGGAAGCAGATACAGAAAGCAAGCGTCAAGGCGCGGCGGGCATCGGTGGCGTCGCGCATCACCACGTCGGTTGTCGCCGAGAAGCAGCACGCCAGCACAACACTGGGAATGGCTTCCACCCCGCAACAGTCGTCGACAGCCGCGGAGGTCTCTTCACTGTCatccgcagcaccggcagccgctcctgcgGTAATGCCAGCAAGCGGTGTCGGTAGTAGAGCCGTCGCCGTGAGGTCACCGGATCTCTTAATGGACCGCAGTGGTTGGTCGCCGCCGGCTGCCCCgcagctgccgtcgtcgctccCGTGCACCCCTGAAATGAACTGCAGTGGACAGCACCAGCAACTGCTACATCCGCCTCCATCCCTGACACCAGTCGCATATCCTGGGTTCCCCTCCATGCCATATTTGCCCCAGAGTGATTCTATGCTGATgggcgtcggcgccacccACGCAGGGGGGTTGGACCCGAGCAGTGCCGACACCCATGCCTCCTCGACTTCGACGAGTttggcgccatcgccgctgcggcacgcgTTGAGCATCGGCGCGTCTGgacggctgcagctgacTCTCATGAGCTCCCTCCCCATGCTTTCGCTGTCGCGTTCCGGTGTCAGCTCTGGTGCTGCTATGAGTGGCACCTCGCAGAGGTTTGTTGTGGGGAGCCAAGGCAGCCAAacctgcggtggcggcctgctgccgtgcgctgccACTGGAGTTTCGTACGGCAGCAGTTAttcgcggcagcagcagcgacggcaccaACATCTTTATGTAGACGGCTGTTTGCGTGCCGCTCCGCTTCGCTCATGCAGCAGtaccagcggcagcgaggacaTCTGCGCCTCTGTGTCACGCAGATCATCGTCGTCCGCATCTTCGTCTGTGAGTAGTGATAGCGGCCACTCGAGCGTGTCGTCGTCCTCATCCTCTTCTTCTGCAAGCCCAATGCCGATATCCGCCTCGGCCATGCAACCGGTGGCCGCGCTGTCGATTTCggacgccagcgccgtgcagacatcggcgacgccggcgaaGGTCGAGGCGCCGGGCTCGCCCTCTCTGACGCCGTCCGCCGCTGGGGCAAGCATACCCGCTCAGGCAAGCaaaggtgctgccgccgctgatgccgtCTCCCGCTCCGCGCAGCATTCGCTGAAATCGCCCagtggtgacggcgccgcaaTCGAGGGGCCCGCTGCCGAGCCGACAGCTGCGTCTGCGCTCAGGGCGGCAAAGAGCCAAGCTGCGGGGGTCGCGGCTGCCGAAGCGTCGCGACAGGAgaggcgatgccgccgccgccctccgctAAAGGTCTTCACCCCGACGGAAGCGGACGTGAgccgagccgctgctgccgccttgTGTGCGCTCGCTAAGTTCAACAACGCCAGCGTCTTATCCGTCCAGGAGGAGATGCGGCGCATCCCAGTGTGGGCCACCAGCTTCAACCATTGGTCCGACCGCTGCGTGAAGGCGTtggtggaggtggcgatACTGAACAACTGGTTAGAGGATGTGTCGTGATAGCAGTGCAAACATCGGTGGTGGGGAACGTCATGCTGAACGGCGATGAACACCTCCTCTCGTGCGTCGATAGGGCGCCTGTATCAGGTACGCATACGTGTTCGCCTGCGTGTGCAAGCGATCATGATCTGCGCGTATTACTCGGgggaacaaaaaaaaaagaaaacgaagaaaaccATGAACGCTAATcggagcagaggcgggggggcggaagcggccgcggcgcatgcCCTTTGAGAGCTGCTGGACAGTGATGGTGTGGGCGTCGATgagcgtgcatgtgtgtggcCCCCGCGAAGGGGCAATGCCGCAAGGCGATGGCTCACGTGCGGCGCACACTTGCGGCTGTtcacatttttttttgcatgTATGGCGCGGCTCACGCACCTCTACCTTGTCATGCGCATTGGTCAGGGAGAGCAAGGGCACGCGAGgtgcacacgccaccgcaccgGCAAAGGCACATGTGCACCTCGCGTGCCCTTGCTCGAATGATGTGGCATGATGTCCACGCG includes:
- a CDS encoding putative kinesin, whose translation is MYKAVMSGFNACLFAYGQTGSGKSYSMIGPTDALSGVTGASASSSGNPSRSPPPAQRDSLTVEMPAEHGIMPRLCSDLFRLMREEREKDEGVTYSVELSFLEIYCEKVHDLIAAASSLTAANSNSTYAGTSASASASLRIRQHPSRGPYVEGLSHVKVRDAGSVIKYLLSGLRERATAETNMNEHSSRSHAILQLHITKVLADTDESTGGVITRTRACKVNMVDLAGSERVSQSGVSGDRLEEARNINLSLTTLGRVIQQLSEKQAGKNVIPAYRDSMLTWLLSDSLGGNSKTIMLATVAPSAYCYQQTLNTLRFAGVAKKIVNVATVNEDRHFQELIAELRRQIVRLTLQLESGKAAEVHLEKIDALKREREALLTENDALKLKAVSATDTAVLQALRKRVKDLEAENAQLGVELQGLQERMLTSTGALRDELAQQRAETMQLHEKLTKREAEVTGWANRYRALVISTTTPSTVAASTAGGTGAGGVKAAAATADAKEALRAQQQLQEELEQTRAKLQKAAQDLSAAERVKQEALDVTKMTSTQLDEYRVRYEESRRQLDLLHERMQSTMSLLETTQCELSAVKSHRTTESAKTRAAEDALEATNTANVTAAEQLEQMRNGYLEEKQRNVQLLLRVAQVEQERSALKRAVTQRAAEMCELEQLLLEEMETSERYYMRMRFHRSEHELQHQCMVQLLHLSSMADHHRSADGMCWSAAGAMGAFPSPRPPTLRPGEGEGSRGTPEVSSQPLYRDPNSANAPPMSAAHEAVTSEQLLHMQLAYECQCEELQARAAVEQECAAELARLLSQKARLRQIAAAELAEKLADAEDARKALREELHYHKQKVETQEKEYAEEVTRHQSDRSALQNAEMERMRLERKVGSLEEANAELEAGRNLLIAKVAQLQDQQSMWQARCAEAERISAEVQDLLFPGSCGTSSSSPANRAGEGDGDSEDQLPKRRSYSALQLEAATLTSKVREAQDAMEAKAALERQCEEYRGELGALRAQVEQIKSQTQAAQQQRARSDRAQQQVQTRFSEANAQLVQEISTITRDYESRIKQQQAMMNTLRHALDEETSMADMCRQSAQRAEAARQAQEEELLAAREAAEELRRERETTTKLYLEVQAELNELRTHYHALERQLTELREREPELYVLLEKGLDEDTTSWLEKVRGEKLRLQNQRHEARRLNSELLEHVQDSNTRLRDVQKRLADVSIGGDELEGDEEVSGNQQCPPHTLADVDTAELEGTLCGAADACRR